A genomic segment from Nicotiana sylvestris chromosome 1, ASM39365v2, whole genome shotgun sequence encodes:
- the LOC104229608 gene encoding uncharacterized protein, with protein MQSRNNAIIPRKPTIVKFENTKRRRLTPVEMEEKRAQGLCFFCDKKYVVGHKCQAKRQLFSLEVEECGTIEEEQVTEGKEEEEEAIEVKVLENCAISLQALKGTMGYQTLRLRSFMEQQPLEIFIDCRSTHNFIDEYTSKRLGCKISKIKHQLVQVADGREVPTDSMCKGFQWLMQGTVFQDDFLVFPIGKSDLFLGIQWLYPLDDIKFNFKKLLMEFEYQGKLLTLRGIQPKFKTMKAKSLEKIVVGGSQLFMVKVHAAGTESTGVKEGHIEEQPTEVKGYLRTFSQKSKCVFAAERIEYLGHYIAADGVSTDPRKVEAVSLWHEPQTVTQLRGFLGLAGYYRRFIRNYGIISKPLTDMLRKDSFFWSEDAKATFQQLKESLTTAPVLALPNFSLVSVVETDACNVGIGAVLMQKGHPIAFLSKGLTKRHHSLFVYEKELLALVLVVNKWSQYLTGRSFIVRTDQKALKFLLEQKLHTGTQLNWITKLMQFNFEIEYKKGRENKAVDALSRLPTVNLSAMTLSTAKTDLLELIMKS; from the exons ATGCAGTCCAGAAACAATGCTATTATACCAAGGAAACCTACTATAGTTAAGTTTGAGAACACTAAGAGGAGGAGACTCACTCCTGTAGAAATGGAAGAAAAAAGGGCTCAAGGCTTATGTTTCTTTTGTGATAAAAAGTATGTGGTAGGACACAAATGTCAAGCTAAAAGGCAGCTCTTCTCATTAGAAGTGGAGGAGTGTGGAACCATAGAAGAAGAACAAGTAACAGAGggaaaagaggaagaagaagaagcaatagAGGTAAAGGTTTTGGAGAATTGTGCCATATCATTGCAGGCTTTGAAAGGGACAATGGGGTACCAAACTCTGAGACTCAGAAGTTTTATGGAGCAACAGCCTTTAGAGATATTTATAGATTGTAGATCAACACACAATTTTATAGATGAATACACATCTAAAAGACTAGGGTGCAAAATCAGtaaaataaaacatcaattggtccAAGTAGCAGATGGAAGGGAAGTGCCTACAGATAGTATGTGTAAGGGATTCCAATGGTTGATGCAAGGGACTGTGTTTCAAGACGATTTCTTAGTGTTTCCTATTGGGAAAAGTGATTTATTCCTTGGCATTCAGTGGCTATATCCTTTAGATGACATCAAGTTCAACTTTAAGAAGTTATTGATGGAGTTTGAGTACCAAGGTAAGTTGTTGACCTTGAGAGGAATACAACCTAAGTTCAAAACTATGAAGGCTAAGTCATTGGAGAAAATAGTAGTGGGGGGTTCTCAACTCTTCATGGTAAAGGTACATGCAGCAGGAACTGAAAGCACAGGGGTGAAAGAAGGTCATATAGAGGAGCAACCTACAGAAGTTAAAGGGTACTTGAGAA CTTTTAGCCAAAAAAGCAAATGTGTTTTTGCTGCTGAAAGGATAGAGTATCTGGGGCACTACATTGCAGCAGACGGGGTGTCTACTGACCCAAGAAAGGTGGAAGCTGTGAGTCTATGGCATGAACCTCAGACAGTGACCCAATTGAGAGGATTCTTGGGCCTAGCAGGGTACTATAGAAGATTTATTAGAAACTATGGAATCATTAGCAAACCTTTGACTGACATGCTTAGAAAGGACAGTTTCTTCTGGAGTGAAGATGCTAAGGCAACTTTCCAGCAACTCAAAGAATCACTGACCACTGCACCAGTCCTAGCCCTTCCTAACTTTTCATTGGTATCTGTGGTTGAAACTGATGCATGTAATGTAGGGATTGGGGCTGTTCTAATGCAGAAGGGGCATCCTATTGCATTTCTCAGTAAAGGGCTCACCAAAAGACATCATTCACTATTTGTTTATGAGAAAGAATTGCTGGCATTAGTGCTAGTTGTGAACAAGTGGTCTCAATACCTAACAGGTAGGTCCTTTATTGTGAGGACAGATCAGAAGGCACTTAAATTCTTATTAGAACAAAAACTTCACACAGGAACTCAACTTAATTGGATTACCAAATTGATGCAGTTCAATTTTGAGATTGAGTATAAGAAGGGAAGAGAGAACAAGGCAGTTGATGCACTATCAAGGCTTCCCACTGTTAACTTATCTGCTATGACACTTTCCACTGCAAAAACCGACCTATTAGAACTAATAATGAAGAGCTGa